The window GGGATGTGGGTGTAGTCTCCATAATTTATCCTGTAGGCAATGTGCCACCGAGCAATATCCGTCCGCGGGTGAGGGTAAAGAACTTTGGTAATGTCCAAGAGGCATCCTTTAAGTCCTTCTTCAAAATCTTTGCGGCTCTTGACCAGATTTATTCCGATTCGGTTGAGATTCTTAACTTAGGTCCGCGAGAAGAGAAAGAGGTTACTTTCGCTTCCTGGCTCGCGATCCCTGGTGATTATACCGAGCGCTGCTCTACTTACCTGGCAGTAGATGAGAATCCCGAAAATGATACCGCGAGTGCTACCTTCTCGGTCTCCCACTTTGCTAAAGATGTCGGTGTGATTGAAATCATCTATCCGACAGGAACAATCCAACCGGGAACCCAAGTAGAACCAAGGGTTAAGGTTCATAACTTTGGTGATAATCCCGAGACCTTTAAGACCTATTTCCGGATCTTTTCGGCAACCGACCAAATTTATACCGATTCCCTTCTTGTGGAAAATCTCGCTCCCAATACCACCCGGGAATTGACATTTAGCCCCTGGCTGGCTTTGAGTGGTTCCTACAATGGAGTTTGTAATACCGCTCTGACCGGTGATGTGAATCCCGCGAATGATACCTTAGAAGAGCCCTTCACAGTTATCCGGTATAACTACGATGTCGGTCCGATTCGGATTGTCTCCCCAGTTGGTATAATTCAACCGGGTAATGTGGCACCAGCCTGTTCGGTTTATAACTTCGGCAATCGGCTTGTCTCCTTCTACGCCTTCTTTAAGATTAACTCCGGTGCCCAACCTGTTTACTTGGAATCTACATTGGTGAGCGATTTACCTTCTGGCCGCGCTAGACTTATTACCTTCCCCAGTTGGATTGCCACCGTTGGCGATTACACAACGATAACTTATACTGGTCTCGTCAATGATGAATACCGGGCGAACGATACTTTAAGGGGAACGGTTAGAGTGCAATCGCCCTATGTTGGTTGGCAACTGGTTGCTAATGTGCCAATGACTCCTGAGAATAAGCGAATCAAGTCTGGTGGTGGCATGACAAAATGCGGTAATTATCTCTACATCTTAAAGGGTAATAATACCCGGAGTATGTATAAGTATCTACCGGGTTCTAATCTGGCGGATTATGAGGATTCGGTTCCTCCGGGTGCTTCTGGAAAGAAGGTGAAGAAGGGTTCGGGGATAGTTTCTGATGGTCGTTATCTCTATATCTTTAAGGGTGCCAATACCAAGGAGTTCTTCCGTTATGATACCGAAAGGGGTGAGACGATTTGGTTGGAATTGCCATCGGTTCTTGGAGAGAAGGGATTGAAGGGTGGAACGGGTGTTTGCTATCTCTCTGGTTATATCTATCTCTTAAAGGGTTCCAATACCACAGAGTTCTATCGGTTCAATATCTCGGAAAGAAGTTGGGAGACGATGACCTCACCACCGAGAACAAAAGGGTTTAAGGATGGCTCTTGTCTTGTTGCCTATAACGACCAGATTTATCTCTTAGGGAATACCTACAATAACTTCTATCGCTATAATCCGGGAACTAATTCTTGGGATAGTTTGCGACCGATGCCATTGTATCATCCGCAGGTGAATCGGAAGAAGAAGGTGAAGGAAGGTGCGGCTTTGGCCTTAAAGGATAATAAAATTTATGCCTTTAAGGGTGGCAATACGGGTGAGTTCTGGATGTACAATCCAGAAGACGATTCCTGGTATCCGAAGGATACGATTCCGCGGGCGGAAGAGAGAAAGCGGGTGAAGGGTGGTGGTGCGCTTGCTACCTTTGGCACGGATATCTGGGCATTGAAAGGGAATAATACAACTTCCATTTGGAAATATACCGAAGGCGATATCTTCTTAATGCCCGAGATTGTGGAAAGAAGTGTTGCTCTAAACTTAACGGAAAATAAGGTTACCCTGCGGTTTAATTCACCGACAAAGACACCATTTACCGTCTCTTATCACTTAACGAAGAGAGCAACCGCGAGTCTCAAAATCTATAATTCCCTTGGTGAACTTGTCTATTCTGGTAAGAGCGATAAGGGTGAGTTTACGATCAAGAAACTACCGGTGGGAATCTATCTCTTACGGTTTGAGTCCAAGGGCTACAAAGAAGAGAGGAAGTTAATCGTTGTGAAGTAGCCCAAAGGATAAGAGGAGACGCCCCCGGAATTTCCGGGGGCGTTTTTATTTTAGATAAAAGTCTTACGACTTAACTCCAAAGATTGCTTCCCCCGCCCCTTTGGGACGAAATTTCACAATGAAAAAAAGTTTTTGGGTTGAGAAGGTAGAGAGGAAAATAGGAGTCTTTGCCGAAAGGAAGATACAATGCAAAATAATGTTTGGCCAACTCATTCGGAGAAATTTTTCCGAAGAGTTTTAACTACATTCTCTCCTGCTCCACCCAAGCCGATGGCAAAAGCCATTTTGGGAATGGTTTTATCAATTTCCAGGATATGGATAATTTCTATCCCTTCTTTTTCTAATTCTTGGGTGATGAAACGACGGTGGCAACGAAAAGGGATTTTCTCCGCACAAAGGATGCAGGTTATTTTATCCTTTGCCTTTACCTTTATTTTTTCTAAACCGCTCTTGAATTCCTTCGTCTTAGTATATTCTTGGTAGCCACCCTTTCGGTAACCGCCCAATTCCTCTCCAAGGTGGCAATATTCTATTCCATATTCTTCACAGATTTTCTTTAAGTTATCTTTTTGGAAATGTGCAAACTGGGAGGTCGGAAAGCGCCGGACATCAAAGATGACTTCTATCTTATATTTTTTAAGAATTTCTCTAAACTCTTCTGGGCTCCGCTTGCTGGTGCCTAAGGTGTAGATTCTCAATGGCTAACTACTACCTTTCGGATGACCTTTTCTTTATCAGTTTTTAGCACCAAAAAGTAGATACCATCTTTCATCCCTTTTAATTTTATTTCGGACTCCGGTTCTTTCTGGGAATAGGTTTTGATGAGACTGCCTTTGGCATCGTAAATCATAATGGAGATTTTTAATAAATTTTGGGGAGATAAAATCCGAATTCTTATCGCTTCGCGAGCGGGATTTGGTCCCAAGGTGAACTCAATTTTTTCTTTTAGTTTTGGTTGGGAGATAGTGGTTAAAGAGCGAACAAAGACAGAGTCAAATCTCCAGAATTCGCCATCCGGACCCAAAAATCCGGTCTTTGGGTCTTTCTCAATAGTGAACAGTCGGTCATCCGCCCAACTGCGATAGAATATCCTCTGCCAACCTTCTTCCTTTGGTCTTAGTTTTAACCAGTAGGGAAATTGGTTTTGGGGGGAGAGCCGAACCGAATAGGGATAACCACCTCGCCATTCTAAGATTTCGTAACCGGAAAGGTTTGGAATATGCCGAACTTCACCAATCCCCGGTCCTTGCCTCTGCCAGTCGGAAAAATTAAAGTCGCTCGTCTCCACCGCCACCAGTAAACCAAACCGATAGGGTGAGACTAAACCATTATTCCGAAGAGAAAAAGAGAGGCTCTCTTCTTCGTTGAGGTAAACAGTATCTGGCAGATTTAAGGGTTGGGTGAGAAAAGAAAGAGGACCAAACTCATATTCCGGATAGTTGATATAAATGGGGTTGGTGCAATATTCGTAATCACCATTCCAGGAAAAGAGGGAGACCCGGAAGAAGTTGGTATCAAGATTACTAAATGTTTCTTCCCATTCGTATTCGTAATCGCCACCCGTAGGCAGGGTATAACTATAAATCTCACCGGCTTTGGAATAGACCTTAACCTGGTCTAAGGCATCCGCATCATCAACTTCCAAACGGAACTTAATTAGTTTGCTGCCGGAGAGAATTGGGATATTTTCGCCCATAATCAAATCCATAATGTTATTGTTATTGGTATCGGCGTAGAGGTAAAGCCGTGAGTCATCCATCTCATCGCAAGCCATCACCCGGCCAAGTTTTAATGCCCGCAAAAGGGTATCCGGATGGTCGGATGAGGCATAGACCGCGGAATGACTGCCTAAGGGGTCTTCATAGGGCATATTGCCGTGATAATCGGAATTACCGGCGGCGGCGATCCTTTTTCCTTGGGTTAATAGTTGGTGCCACCAACTTACCGCTTCCGCATCACTCTTTCTTCTTTGAGGAAACCAAGTTGGTCCGTTAAAAATTTCAATGACATCAATTCCCGGGTCTAAATAAGGGTAATGGTCCCAACCCATTCCCAACTCGTCATCGCAGGGATGGTTGATTTGGACTAAGCCACCCCGATAGGTGGCATCATCAATCATCTGGTGCACAGACCTTTTGGTAAAAGAGTTTCTCCCTTCTGGTCCTAAGATATTGGCATGACCGGAATCGGTTGTCCATTCGGTTCCCCTTATCGGTTGGCAGTTGCCGGTGCGGTGGAAGGCGGTATCATAACATTGACCCAAGGTATCGTGGTCAGTGATGGCACAGAAATTGCCACCTTCGCTATTGACCATATTGAGAATCCGGGAGACGGAATAGCGCCCATCAGAATAGGTGGTGTGGATGTGGAAGGTGCCAAAATACCAACGGTAGTCTGATTGCCAAAGGGAGAAGGAAAAATCTTTCCCTTCTTCGGTTGATTGGATTAAAATCTCATTTTTCCTTTTTAGCCAATCCTTCTTTTCCGTTAAATCAATCGTGGTGAAATTTTGCTTGGCAAAAGAACCAATCTCCTTTTGGTTTAAGAAGACCTGGCATTGGGAGAGACCTTTTAAGGTGAGATGGAGGGAGTTTTTTAATTTCGGTAGAGAAAAGGAAAAACGAAATTGTCCATTTTCAATTTTCCCCCTGCCGGTAAAAATAACTTCATCTCTTTCTAAGGGTGTCAAAGAGAAGAGGGGAAAAGAGAGAAGAAAAGAGAGAATTAAAATTTTTCTCATTTTTCCTCCCAAATCAAGTTTGGGCTGGTTTGCCACCAAAAAGTCCTTTCAAAATAATCGCCAGACCAATAATGATTAAAATGAGGGGCCATAGGTTTTGGAATTGGAAAAGGGAGAAGAGTCCGATTGCCAAAATAATTATGCCGGCAACGAACCGGCCGCCAAAAAATTTCTCTTTTAGGGCGAGATGGCGCAGAAAGGCATCTAAGATAAAAATTCCGCCCAGAGAGAGGAGAAAGTACCTCCACCATTCGGTGATAAGGTTATTGGCGGAAAGGAAAAAGAGAAGACCCAGGGAGATAAGGATAAGACCAGCGAAAACTTCGGAAATTTGTTTTTTTGTCATTACTAATTATAGAAAAATTAAGGGAAAGATCAAGTCCTTGAATTATTCCGGCGGCATAAAAGTCGCCTATGAATCCGCCAGCCCTTGATTTTAAGTTTTTTATTTTCAATAACTTACTTACTTTGGGGTGAATTTGAGGTGAGCCCTACCACCGCCTCCCTTACCACCTCCCCTCCCACCTTTTATCCACCTTTCCCGCCGTCCCTTAGGGACTAATTTCCTTATTAGGGAAAGGTCCAATTCGCTTCCTAATTTCTTTGCGGGAAAAAGGAGTAGTTTCATCTCCAATCTCCGGTCTAAGAAATTGTCTAAGAAGAGGTCCCATCTTCTGCCTAATCCTTAGGCTAATTTTGGAGAGAGAGGGATGGGTAGTGAGGTATTCGGTTTTTGATTTGACTTCTCTTTCTTTTCTCTTACAATTGGCGATGTATCTTTTGAAAATAAAAGAAGATTTTTCCGCGGCTCATGCCTTAAAAGACTATCACGGAAAGTGTGAATCGCTCCATGGCCATAACTATCAAGTTTTAGTTGAAATTGAGGTGGAGAAATTGCCCAATAAGGGTTATCTTTATGATTTTAGGGAGATAAGAGATTACTTAAAAGCCATCCTCCCGGACCATAAGAACTTAAATGAGTTTTTCTCTTTTAATCCGACGGCGGAGAATATCGCCCATTGGCTTTTTTATAAGATAAAAGAGAAGTATCCGATAAAAGCCTGTGAAGTCTGGGAGAACGAAAATTCTGGGGCGAGATACGAAGAGTAGCCTATTCCGTAAGGATCGTTTTTAGGGTTAAAGTCTTTTCCGGAGTCTTCACCTTGTAGAAATATATCCCCTTACTCACTTTTTTCTGGCGATTGTCTTGCCCATCCCAAACGAAGGTGTAGGTGCCGGGTTTTAAGTTGGTATTGAGAAGTTCCCGAATCAGTTTTCCGGCGGCATCATAGATTAAGATCTCACATCTCCCTTCTTTCTTTAAGGAGAAGGAGATTTTATTCTCATTCCGGAAGGGGTTGGGATAGGAAGCAAAAGATTTCTTGGTCAAATCCGGTAAAGGCTTTTCGGCAATACTTACCCAAGGCTCGGTAGAGAATTTGATTGCCCGGCCGGGAACAATCGGGGTGGCGGTGCGGTGGTAAGTACCATTGCAAAGGAGGCAGATACCACGGGTATTGGTGTGGTCTTCAATACCGACGGTGT is drawn from candidate division WOR-3 bacterium and contains these coding sequences:
- a CDS encoding DUF488 domain-containing protein, which gives rise to MRIYTLGTSKRSPEEFREILKKYKIEVIFDVRRFPTSQFAHFQKDNLKKICEEYGIEYCHLGEELGGYRKGGYQEYTKTKEFKSGLEKIKVKAKDKITCILCAEKIPFRCHRRFITQELEKEGIEIIHILEIDKTIPKMAFAIGLGGAGENVVKTLRKNFSE
- a CDS encoding T9SS type A sorting domain-containing protein — encoded protein: PPAVVLPGTFTPSSEVANYGTTNADNFRVIYHITKSTQLVYAETTFISLTPGQVDTLEFPDWTVSDTGHYIALSRTEFIEDVNPANDEKTREIWVRAPAHDVGVCAISNPVGQIPPGPTTPQVYVKNYGTFAESDFDCVFTIEYLRDQLYAETVRVTDLIQPGESTLVSFPSWNAVSGAYQGISWSLLSEDSDPTNDTATAAFEVIGHDVGVSAILAPTGEIGVGFPITPKAEVKNYGNSNENFPVIFQIYDGGLVYADTQNVTLSVGATDTVEFADWTPTTTGIYNTIAWSELTTDQNPSNDTATGTCEVVSEIVRDVGVVSIIYPVGNVPPSNIRPRVRVKNFGNVQEASFKSFFKIFAALDQIYSDSVEILNLGPREEKEVTFASWLAIPGDYTERCSTYLAVDENPENDTASATFSVSHFAKDVGVIEIIYPTGTIQPGTQVEPRVKVHNFGDNPETFKTYFRIFSATDQIYTDSLLVENLAPNTTRELTFSPWLALSGSYNGVCNTALTGDVNPANDTLEEPFTVIRYNYDVGPIRIVSPVGIIQPGNVAPACSVYNFGNRLVSFYAFFKINSGAQPVYLESTLVSDLPSGRARLITFPSWIATVGDYTTITYTGLVNDEYRANDTLRGTVRVQSPYVGWQLVANVPMTPENKRIKSGGGMTKCGNYLYILKGNNTRSMYKYLPGSNLADYEDSVPPGASGKKVKKGSGIVSDGRYLYIFKGANTKEFFRYDTERGETIWLELPSVLGEKGLKGGTGVCYLSGYIYLLKGSNTTEFYRFNISERSWETMTSPPRTKGFKDGSCLVAYNDQIYLLGNTYNNFYRYNPGTNSWDSLRPMPLYHPQVNRKKKVKEGAALALKDNKIYAFKGGNTGEFWMYNPEDDSWYPKDTIPRAEERKRVKGGGALATFGTDIWALKGNNTTSIWKYTEGDIFLMPEIVERSVALNLTENKVTLRFNSPTKTPFTVSYHLTKRATASLKIYNSLGELVYSGKSDKGEFTIKKLPVGIYLLRFESKGYKEERKLIVVK
- a CDS encoding 6-carboxytetrahydropterin synthase gives rise to the protein MRYSVFDLTSLSFLLQLAMYLLKIKEDFSAAHALKDYHGKCESLHGHNYQVLVEIEVEKLPNKGYLYDFREIRDYLKAILPDHKNLNEFFSFNPTAENIAHWLFYKIKEKYPIKACEVWENENSGARYEE
- a CDS encoding CehA/McbA family metallohydrolase; this translates as MRKILILSFLLSFPLFSLTPLERDEVIFTGRGKIENGQFRFSFSLPKLKNSLHLTLKGLSQCQVFLNQKEIGSFAKQNFTTIDLTEKKDWLKRKNEILIQSTEEGKDFSFSLWQSDYRWYFGTFHIHTTYSDGRYSVSRILNMVNSEGGNFCAITDHDTLGQCYDTAFHRTGNCQPIRGTEWTTDSGHANILGPEGRNSFTKRSVHQMIDDATYRGGLVQINHPCDDELGMGWDHYPYLDPGIDVIEIFNGPTWFPQRRKSDAEAVSWWHQLLTQGKRIAAAGNSDYHGNMPYEDPLGSHSAVYASSDHPDTLLRALKLGRVMACDEMDDSRLYLYADTNNNNIMDLIMGENIPILSGSKLIKFRLEVDDADALDQVKVYSKAGEIYSYTLPTGGDYEYEWEETFSNLDTNFFRVSLFSWNGDYEYCTNPIYINYPEYEFGPLSFLTQPLNLPDTVYLNEEESLSFSLRNNGLVSPYRFGLLVAVETSDFNFSDWQRQGPGIGEVRHIPNLSGYEILEWRGGYPYSVRLSPQNQFPYWLKLRPKEEGWQRIFYRSWADDRLFTIEKDPKTGFLGPDGEFWRFDSVFVRSLTTISQPKLKEKIEFTLGPNPAREAIRIRILSPQNLLKISIMIYDAKGSLIKTYSQKEPESEIKLKGMKDGIYFLVLKTDKEKVIRKVVVSH